Sequence from the Priestia megaterium genome:
GTGACAAGGATAAAAAGCGTTCGGACGTACGTCACGCCTTTTGATAGAGCGACATTTGATCCGACAAAAGAACCCACGATCATCGCAAACCCCATAATTAATCCGTAAGAAAATACAACAGAATCAAAATATAAAAATACAAGCAAAGCACCTAAATTACTGCCGAAATTTAAAAATTTTGCGCTGCCTGCTGACTGCAGGAAATCAAATCCCATAAATAAAAAAGCAAATAAAATAAATGAGCCTGTGCCTGCTCCTAAAAATCCATCGTAAAAGCCAATAATAAAAATAAGTGCGGTAAAGAAAATAAGTTTCTTAATAGACAGCGGCTTATATGTGGACGTGGTGCCCCAGTTTTTTTTGAAGATTGTATAAATAGCAACTAAAACAAGGAGAATCAAAATAACCGGTTTCAAAAAAGCAGAGGATAGAAAATGAACGGTGATTGAACCTCCTAAAGAACCGATAAATACAAAAGGAAACCATTTACCTACGACGCGAAAATCGACTTTTCCGGATTTGACAAATCGAATGGTACTCGTTAATACGCCCATCGTTCCAGCTAATTTATTTGTAGCTAAGGCAGCAGCGGGAGGCAGGCCTAAAAATAAAAGGGCAGGCGTTGAAATTAAACCGCCTCCGCCAACTACAGAGTCAATGAATGCGGCTAAAAACCCAAATAGTAAAAGCAAAAGAACAATCTGTAAACTTAATTCTTCCATAAAGCACCTTCCTCATGTCATAATATATAGTGACTACTTAAATAGTAACTATATAAAAAGCGGTTGTAAATATGTAAATGATGAAAATTTCAAATAACTTAAAAAACAGGGAGGTTTCCTTTATGGAAAATATTATTCAGCAGCTGCAGTCGCTTGGATTTAATCAGTATGAATCAAAAGTATACGTGACGCTTGTCAAAAAAGGATCTTCCACTGCTTATAGCATTAGTAAACATTCAGGTGTGCCAAGAGCGCGTGTATACGATATTTTACAAACACTAGAGGAAAAAGGCATGGTGTTAAAAGAAGAGAGTAATGATGGCACCCAGTACACGTCACTGCCCGTCGATGCGTTTTTGCATTCGCTGCAAAAAAAATGGAACGAAACGTATGAAGACGTTAGCGAAACGCTTAAACGTCTTGAGGCTGCAGAGTCTATAGAAGAAAGCCGGGTTATGACGATGAAAGGAGAAAGAGCCATTCTTGCTTTTTGTGAGTCGCTATTGTTAAAAGCAAAAAATAAAATTGTCATCTCGCTTTGGCCCGATATTTATAATGAGTTGAAGCCTCTTTTATTACAGCTAAGGGAGAGTGTAACACTAAAAGGAATTGTGTTTGAACAAGATGAAGTGATGGAGGAATTTGACCGGCACCGTCATACAAGTTATACCGAAAACATTGGCAATCAAAACTGGTTTATTGTATCTGTTGACAGCAGTGAAATGATTTATGGTCATAAAGAAATGGCTTACTATACAAATAACGCAGTCAACATTAATTTACTTGAAAACTATATTTGGCATGATATCCTCGTTAACAGACTTGTAGAAAAAAGTGATCAGGAAATGGACAGGTGGATTGAAAGGGAAAGAGAAAGCTTTTTTGCGTAGAAAAACCCGCTTTATGCGGGTTTTATATTAAAAAGTTTGGGCAAGTTTTTTTGCTTCTGCTATTCCTTTTTCTTTAATTTCTTGGGCTTTATCTGGCATTGCGTTATGCCCCTCCACAAAAATGCCGTCTAACGAAGGTACTCCAAAGAAATTCATCATAATCCCAATATAACGATGCCCCATTTCCATATCAGCTGCAGGACCTTCAGAATAAATGCCTCCGCGTGCTTGAATATGAAGCGCTTTTTTATCCGTTAATAGCCCAACCGGACCCTCTGCCGTGTATTTAAATGACTTACCCGCTACGGCTACAGAGTCTAAATAGGCTTTCATAACTGGTGGAAATGAAAAGTTCCACATAGGCGTTACAAAAACATATTTGTCCGCTGCTACAAACTGTTCGCTCAATTCTGCAAGACGATTGACCTTTTCTTGTTCATGAGAAGAAAGTTCAGACCCAGCCTGAAGTTTGCCCCAGCCGCTAAATACATCCGCATCAATATGAGGAATATTCTCTTTGTAAAGGTCAATATGTACAACTTCGTCACTTGCATTATGCTCCTTGTAAGCATCAATAAACGCTTTTCCTGTTGCCATACTGAATGATTGAGACTCATCGTGAGGATGAGCTGTAATATAAAGTACTTTTGCCACGTGTTATCATCTCTTTCTTGTTTGAAATAATGTACTGTCTTATCGTTATCACTCGTATAAAAAACTATACGCACTTTGTTCAGTAAGCTGAAAAAGAGCATAGGAAAAGAATTTTTATATAGAAAATAATGGTATAATTAATATTTGAATATTTACATAACAAATGTGTATACAAAACAGAGAGTCGGTAAGAGGTGTAAACATGAAAGAAAAATGGATAATCGTCACGGGTGCAGGCTCCGGAATTGGCAAAAAAATTGTAAAAGAATTCGTGTTAAAGCGCTATTCAGTCATTGCTTGTGATATTAATGCTGAAGCTTTGAGACAACTAGCTCAAGATACAAAGGGCCATATTGAAACGTATGTAGTGGATGTTAAAAAAGGAAAGGATGTAAAAGATCTTTTTTATCAAATAAAAGATAAAAATTTGTATGGGTTAGTTAATAATGCAGGCGTGTATTTAGGGAAAAATTTATTGGATTATGAAGAAAACGAAATAGATTTTGTGATGGATATTAATATTAAAGGATATGTTTATTTCTCCAAGTACTTTGGCGAATTATTAATGAAAAAGGAAACAGAAGGAGCGATTATTAATATATCGTCCGTGTCAGGAATGGAAGGAAGCTCCGATGCTATATATGGAATGTCTAAAGCAGCAATACTAGGATTAACCAAGAGCTGTGCGATGAATTTTTCTCCTTATATCCGGGTGAATGCCGTAGCACCTACAATGGTAAATACCGATATGATGAAAAATATTCCAGAGTGGCGCAAAAATGAATACATCGCTCATCAGCTGATTCCAAGCTTTGTTACGCCTCAAGACGTGGCAGATACGGTTCTTTTTTTACTGAGCCCTCAAGCAAAACATTATACAGGAGCCACATTGGATTTGAATAGCGGATGTTATTTACGATAAATTATCTTTTGAAAGAGGCTGGGACAAAAATATTTTAGTTAAAGGTAAATTCGAATGATCAATCGATATTATTGACTGACCATTCGAATTTTTACTGTTATTATGAACGTTGGTTTCACCGCTTCTAGCTGTTAATTGAAAGGCAAGGCGAAGACTCCTGCGGGAAAAGCGGAATAGGTGAGACCCCGCAGAAGCGGAAGCGACGAGGAGGCTCACCGGCCGCCCGCGGAAAGCGAAGTCTTGCACGGAAATCAACAGCGGTGTCACGAGCAATCCATATGAGTTTATTAATCCAATTTGCTCGTCTTTAGATTGGGTTAATTCCGTTATGTCTCAACCTTTTTTGTTTTCTTAAGAATTCTTAAGAAAATTAATTAATGTTTCTTTAGTTTTTTTTTCTATTCTAGAAAGAAAGAGTAGAAAGAAGGAATAGAAAATGAATTTAGCTTTTATGTATCAATATTTTCATCAGCCGAGAACGGTAGGAGCACTTTTGCCAAGCTCTACGCACTTAGCGGAAAAAATGGTAAAAGCGATTGATTTTGAACATGCAGCCTGTATAGTAGAGTACGGGCCAGGAACCGGAGTTTTTACCCGTGAATTAATAAGAAGACGAAGCGCTTGTACAACTTTGCTTCTTATCGAATACAACCGGCAATTTTACGAAAAAGTAAAGGAACAAGTAAAGGATGAAAAAAATGTGTATGTGATACACGGCTCAGCTGAAAATGTTCAAAAGTACTTGATACAGTACGATATTCCAAAAGTAGATTACGTATTATCAGGTCTTCCTTTTGCCTCGCTGCCCTCTGAAGTGTCCGACTGTATTCTGCAAAACACGCGTAGCATATTAGCTGATGAAGGGAAATTTATTACGTTTCAGTATACGAATTTAAAAAAAGAGTTGATCCGCACGTTTTTCCCGCAGATTGAAGCGGAAAAAGAGTGGAGAAATGTTCCTCCCGCATATATTTTTACATGCGAAAAGAATGAGATATAAGGAGTTTGTAAATGAAAGACAGAATTTTAATTATAGATGACGATGAGCAAATTCGTAATTTAATTGCTATTTACTTAGAAAATGAAGGATTTGAAGCGCTGAAAGTTTCTAATGCTGTATCTGGATTAGCGCTTTTAGAGGAACAAGAAGTAGATTTAATTATATTAGATATTATGATGCCGCAGATGAATGGAATTGACGCTGCTTTTAAAATACGTGAAGAAAAAAACATGCCCATTATTATGCTGTCGGCTAAGTCAGAAGATATGGATAAGATTTCTGGCTTAACAGCAGGAGCAGATGATTACTTAACAAAACCATTTAATCCTCTCGAGCTCATCGCGCGGGTTAAATCACAAATTAGACGCTATAAAAAATACAATGAACGTGCTGAACGCGATATTATTCAAATTGGCGATTTGGAAATTAACCGCAGCACCCGCCTTGTCTTTGTGCGCGGCCAAGAGATTCGTTTAACACCAAAAGAGTTTGATATTTTAGAGCTGCTGGCACGCAACAAAGGAACGGTGATGAGTATGGGGAAAATATATGAAGCCGTGTGGCAAGAAGATGCGTTTAAATCGGATAATACCGTAATGGTTCATATTACAAAGATTCGCGAAAAAATTGAGGATAATCCGAAAAAGCCAATTTATATTAAAACCATATGGGGCGTAGGATACAGGATATGAAAAGAATAAGTGTAAAGCTTCTTTTTGCTATGATTATAAGTTTTTTGGTCGCCAATTTAACGTTTGTTTTAATTGCCAGGTTTGTTTTGAACAGCTATATACAAGAAGAGAAAATGAATGTTTCTGCATATAATCTATTGGCATTTGGGCTTATTTTTATTGCTGTAGTGATTTTTGTTTTGGTTTTTCTAGTACTTATTCGTTCCCATATCCGTTATCTTAAAGAAATCTCTAAACAAGTTCAAAAAATCTCAAATGGAGATTTAGGCGCAACCATCCATGTACGAGGAAAAGATGAACTGGCTGAGCTAAGTCAAAATATTAACAAAATGTCTGCGCAGCTTCGTACAAAATTTAATCGCGAACGAGAAATCGAACAAGCAAAAAATGAGCTAATATCCAGTGTGTCTCACGATCTGCGCACGCCGTTAACCTCCATTGTGGGGTACCTCGATTTAATTAAAAAAAGAGAAAATTTAGATGATGAAACATTAGATAGCTATTTATATATTGTCGATTCAAAAGCAAATTATTTAACGGATTTAATTGAAGAGTTGTTTGACTATACAAAATTAACGAGTCCCGATCTTCAGCTTCAACGAAATGAAGTGGATATGAAACGTTTGCTTCAGCAGGTGATAGGAGAGTACGAGCCGATTTTAAAAAGAGAAGGCATTGACGTTCAGACTAGCTTTGCTTGTGAATGGAATGCATTTATTGATGTGGAAAAAATGGTAAGAGTATTTCAAAACTTGCTCGAAAATGTCAAGAAATACAGCAAAAAGCCTTCCGTATTAGAGGTGAATCAGGAAATTTACGAGGGTTCCTTAATTATTTCCTTTAGGAACAGCATTAACATCAGTGAAAAAATGGAGGTAGAAAAGTTGTTTGATCGATTTTATCGAGGTGATGAATCAAGAACGGATGCGAATGGTTCAGGCTTAGGACTGGCTATTGCTAAACAA
This genomic interval carries:
- a CDS encoding HAMP domain-containing sensor histidine kinase; its protein translation is MKRISVKLLFAMIISFLVANLTFVLIARFVLNSYIQEEKMNVSAYNLLAFGLIFIAVVIFVLVFLVLIRSHIRYLKEISKQVQKISNGDLGATIHVRGKDELAELSQNINKMSAQLRTKFNREREIEQAKNELISSVSHDLRTPLTSIVGYLDLIKKRENLDDETLDSYLYIVDSKANYLTDLIEELFDYTKLTSPDLQLQRNEVDMKRLLQQVIGEYEPILKREGIDVQTSFACEWNAFIDVEKMVRVFQNLLENVKKYSKKPSVLEVNQEIYEGSLIISFRNSINISEKMEVEKLFDRFYRGDESRTDANGSGLGLAIAKQIILLHQGDIRAELQRNKLTFFIKLPLTQESLENHK
- a CDS encoding response regulator transcription factor, which encodes MKDRILIIDDDEQIRNLIAIYLENEGFEALKVSNAVSGLALLEEQEVDLIILDIMMPQMNGIDAAFKIREEKNMPIIMLSAKSEDMDKISGLTAGADDYLTKPFNPLELIARVKSQIRRYKKYNERAERDIIQIGDLEINRSTRLVFVRGQEIRLTPKEFDILELLARNKGTVMSMGKIYEAVWQEDAFKSDNTVMVHITKIREKIEDNPKKPIYIKTIWGVGYRI
- a CDS encoding FMN-dependent NADH-azoreductase; this translates as MAKVLYITAHPHDESQSFSMATGKAFIDAYKEHNASDEVVHIDLYKENIPHIDADVFSGWGKLQAGSELSSHEQEKVNRLAELSEQFVAADKYVFVTPMWNFSFPPVMKAYLDSVAVAGKSFKYTAEGPVGLLTDKKALHIQARGGIYSEGPAADMEMGHRYIGIMMNFFGVPSLDGIFVEGHNAMPDKAQEIKEKGIAEAKKLAQTF
- a CDS encoding SDR family NAD(P)-dependent oxidoreductase, coding for MKEKWIIVTGAGSGIGKKIVKEFVLKRYSVIACDINAEALRQLAQDTKGHIETYVVDVKKGKDVKDLFYQIKDKNLYGLVNNAGVYLGKNLLDYEENEIDFVMDINIKGYVYFSKYFGELLMKKETEGAIINISSVSGMEGSSDAIYGMSKAAILGLTKSCAMNFSPYIRVNAVAPTMVNTDMMKNIPEWRKNEYIAHQLIPSFVTPQDVADTVLFLLSPQAKHYTGATLDLNSGCYLR
- a CDS encoding class I SAM-dependent methyltransferase is translated as MNLAFMYQYFHQPRTVGALLPSSTHLAEKMVKAIDFEHAACIVEYGPGTGVFTRELIRRRSACTTLLLIEYNRQFYEKVKEQVKDEKNVYVIHGSAENVQKYLIQYDIPKVDYVLSGLPFASLPSEVSDCILQNTRSILADEGKFITFQYTNLKKELIRTFFPQIEAEKEWRNVPPAYIFTCEKNEI
- a CDS encoding sulfite exporter TauE/SafE family protein, with translation MEELSLQIVLLLLLFGFLAAFIDSVVGGGGLISTPALLFLGLPPAAALATNKLAGTMGVLTSTIRFVKSGKVDFRVVGKWFPFVFIGSLGGSITVHFLSSAFLKPVILILLVLVAIYTIFKKNWGTTSTYKPLSIKKLIFFTALIFIIGFYDGFLGAGTGSFILFAFLFMGFDFLQSAGSAKFLNFGSNLGALLVFLYFDSVVFSYGLIMGFAMIVGSFVGSNVALSKGVTYVRTLFILVTLSLISKNIFDYVNQYK
- a CDS encoding TrmB family transcriptional regulator; this translates as MENIIQQLQSLGFNQYESKVYVTLVKKGSSTAYSISKHSGVPRARVYDILQTLEEKGMVLKEESNDGTQYTSLPVDAFLHSLQKKWNETYEDVSETLKRLEAAESIEESRVMTMKGERAILAFCESLLLKAKNKIVISLWPDIYNELKPLLLQLRESVTLKGIVFEQDEVMEEFDRHRHTSYTENIGNQNWFIVSVDSSEMIYGHKEMAYYTNNAVNINLLENYIWHDILVNRLVEKSDQEMDRWIERERESFFA